In one Flammeovirga yaeyamensis genomic region, the following are encoded:
- a CDS encoding sensor histidine kinase, giving the protein MNRWKKSSLLYGLGYPILSGSITYLLLLLAFNRVTELSETIFKAEWIVCIVVSYIWNTSIIFLSRWTKHKLDEIEVISEKIFFHAVGVVIGSILIIGISISAYFYGLIGYSSFSSFSTEMYVFQGLYIFQTLLYECAFWGNHLIKMSNDEAQLEEKKRTNFINEEMKAFAEDAHLPFLYETLETIIGLSYKNPDEAEEYAEKLAKVYRNNLQSRKEEFIPISHAFQLTKDVSDLLNTSRSGGLHAHFEACDKHVHLLFPPMVLPRILVGIAADYIASPLQPLEIKFSIKDEQLVMIAHSCNEKIDHQNSLSQVMDSVKNTLDHYTKVPIQRIQKENEYYIILPAFTSTDNAWQTKAEVNIQPNDQTLFRNS; this is encoded by the coding sequence ATGAATCGCTGGAAAAAATCATCCTTATTGTATGGATTGGGTTACCCGATTCTATCCGGTAGCATTACCTATTTACTATTGCTTTTGGCTTTTAATAGAGTTACAGAACTTTCTGAAACGATCTTTAAAGCGGAATGGATCGTCTGCATAGTGGTGTCTTACATTTGGAATACTTCTATTATATTTCTTTCGAGATGGACGAAACATAAATTAGATGAAATTGAAGTGATCTCAGAGAAGATTTTCTTCCATGCCGTAGGTGTTGTTATCGGAAGTATTCTCATTATTGGCATTAGTATTTCAGCTTATTTTTATGGATTGATTGGGTATTCATCATTTAGTAGTTTTAGTACTGAAATGTATGTTTTCCAAGGTTTATATATCTTTCAAACGCTTCTTTATGAGTGTGCGTTCTGGGGTAATCATTTGATAAAAATGAGTAACGATGAGGCTCAATTGGAAGAAAAGAAACGCACCAATTTCATCAACGAAGAAATGAAAGCATTCGCTGAGGATGCCCACCTTCCCTTTTTATATGAAACTTTAGAAACCATTATCGGATTATCGTATAAAAACCCTGATGAAGCAGAAGAATACGCCGAAAAACTGGCAAAGGTGTATAGAAATAATCTTCAAAGTAGAAAGGAAGAATTTATTCCTATATCCCACGCATTTCAATTAACAAAAGATGTTTCTGACTTATTAAATACATCGAGATCCGGAGGTTTACATGCACATTTCGAAGCCTGTGATAAACATGTACATTTGTTATTTCCTCCAATGGTGTTACCAAGAATATTAGTGGGTATTGCCGCCGATTATATTGCATCACCTCTTCAGCCATTGGAAATTAAATTTTCTATCAAAGACGAGCAGTTGGTGATGATAGCTCACAGTTGTAACGAAAAGATTGATCATCAGAATAGTTTAAGTCAGGTGATGGACTCCGTAAAAAACACCTTGGATCATTATACTAAAGTACCAATTCAAAGAATTCAAAAGGAAAATGAATACTATATTATTTTACCTGCATTTACATCAACTGACAATGCGTGGCAAACAAAAGCAGAAGTAAATATCCAACCCAACGATCAAACTTTATTTAGAAACTCATGA
- a CDS encoding sensor histidine kinase: MKYIRDFIYAILGSSLYGYFLYAPQQEITETIYHPTSILFFVFNVFLMIGMGTLLSKYRPSKSIFKQVAIRGLGMWVFLLLHAYLIGKVIYTSIDPIFIFDIKIKTFILLFAYTSAILVIEYLLIAYQRFNEQHLSFLTYKRKSAQLRLDALKSQLSPHYLFNSLNTVAYLVVENRKKADRYIRSIAETYQFVMRYAQKGLISLEDELQIVRAFAFQLQTRHGKSVKINMDQNMQSIEGKLPPLSVQLLVENAVKHNVLSDDDPVEIDIKYLKEEKEVKVSNNRTTSPKSYTSTKVGLNNLRERYALLSDQEIRIDQDNSSFTVHLPLLH, from the coding sequence ATGAAATACATTAGAGATTTTATCTATGCAATCTTAGGAAGCAGTTTATATGGCTACTTTTTATATGCACCTCAGCAAGAAATTACAGAAACCATCTATCACCCTACTAGCATATTATTCTTTGTGTTTAATGTCTTTCTGATGATTGGTATGGGGACGCTATTAAGCAAGTATCGACCATCAAAAAGCATATTTAAACAAGTAGCAATTAGAGGTTTGGGTATGTGGGTATTTTTACTTCTTCATGCTTATTTGATAGGTAAAGTGATATATACTTCCATCGATCCAATCTTCATTTTTGATATCAAAATCAAAACTTTTATCCTGCTTTTCGCATATACATCAGCTATTTTGGTCATCGAATATCTTTTGATTGCCTATCAAAGATTTAACGAGCAACACCTGAGTTTCCTTACTTACAAAAGGAAATCAGCACAGCTTCGATTAGATGCTTTAAAGAGTCAGTTAAGCCCACACTACTTGTTCAATAGCTTAAATACTGTGGCTTATTTAGTGGTGGAAAATCGAAAAAAGGCGGATCGTTACATTAGAAGTATTGCCGAAACATATCAATTTGTGATGAGATATGCCCAAAAAGGGTTGATCTCTTTGGAAGATGAATTACAAATTGTGAGGGCTTTCGCTTTCCAGTTACAAACAAGGCACGGGAAAAGTGTAAAAATCAATATGGATCAGAATATGCAAAGTATCGAGGGCAAACTACCTCCTTTATCTGTACAATTGTTAGTAGAAAATGCAGTAAAACACAATGTGTTATCAGACGATGATCCTGTTGAAATCGACATCAAATATTTAAAAGAAGAAAAAGAAGTGAAGGTGAGTAATAATCGAACAACATCGCCTAAATCGTATACTTCCACCAAAGTGGGCTTGAATAATCTAAGAGAACGCTATGCCTTATTAAGCGATCAAGAAATTCGAATTGATCAAGATAACTCTTCATTTACAGTTCACTTACCATTACTCCACTAA